The following nucleotide sequence is from Carassius carassius chromosome 16, fCarCar2.1, whole genome shotgun sequence.
GAATGTATATCAATTATTCTGAATGCAAGtacatattttcacacacaaaacTTAAACAGATAAACATTATGGTATAATCTCACAGATGAGAGCTGTTGTAAAATCAGGGTTTTTTTGTGCTTGGTACTTTACCTCATCATGATTGTCCTTCACTGTGGTGCCtgtttaaacaataaaacaaaatcttacttcagtcgtttaaaataaaaagacactTCAAATTTGTATAGATTATTTTTGTAACAAAACATCTCATATTTACATTCTGTAAGATTAGCTGTATGTAATACTTgccttcttgttttgtttttttacttcttttgcGGCAATAGTAAACCACAACTGGTACTGCAACTAGGagcagaacaacaacaacaacaacaacaacagcgccAATAATAACTCGATCAATCTCAGTGGCATGTGTTCCTTCTCCAGCAGTTGAAGGTGGACCTGGATTTCAAACAGCCAAAGACACACGGTCATTATTATTAGACATCAACTGAAAATTGTGCTTTCAGTAATAAGTTGTTCGAAATAAAACCCAATGGATTTTAAAGCAACATCAGCTAAATATGTGGCTTTCACTGGAAGATTTACCtataaacaaaaatgatttttttcttataattaaCAATGgacttcaaaatgtttaaattcatGAAGTGACAAATACCAATGTGACACTTTGATATGCATTTGAAGATGACAGATGATCAACAATGAAACCATTTGGTGAGATAATTTtagatgatttttaaaaaattgctCAAGGGAAAAGGCACTTGGTTAATAAATGATACTCACTAGCAACAAGAAAAGTGAAGTTCCTAACGATGCTGAATCTGCTGCTGTTAATCAGTAgtttataaagtccagagtcagtgtttgtgatgttcatgatggtcagagatccagtctgatgatccagcttcagtctgtctctgaatctctctttaCACTCATCATCTGAACAGATCTTACTCTGATCTCCAGTGATGGGAATGTCATTAAAATGCCACGTCATCACATCTTTTGGTTTTTTTATTACATCAGTATATAAAGTGACATTTCCTCCCTCCTTCATTTCATCTAGTTTAAGGGCAGAAACATCTGAAACAAACCAAAAGCTGCTTTTAGGAATTTTTAAGGGGTGAAGGAACATAACACGAGAACTGTGAATATGAAAGCGATAAGACATCCTTTCTGGACTTTCTTTCTGAAAAGTAACATTTATCCACATTTTGTGctattaaacacattttagatCAAATATTCTATAGTTTGGATTCCTGGGCCCTGATTCTTacagattctaagaatcctctcagagaGCTCCTAATTTAAACATTTCTTAGCTTAAAAGTGATTCAGACGTGATCTGAGAGCAACACTGAGCGAGGAAAGTCAAAGACTTttatcttagtgaggaggcggggctGAACCTGTTCCTGGCTATGACATggtcttttgaagactgtgattggctgGTTGTCCAAGAAGAAAATAAAAGAGCACTTTTAAGAGTAGGGTCTATTAGAAGCTTTCACTTTACTGAAATTACAGGGGTAATTCTTCCTGTTTTACcatactctctctcactcacgcacacattataaatttatatataatcttttttttttttaatatgctgtcatacttgtcatattttatagAAAATGAACAGCAACACATGGTTCTGAAAGTGCTTTAATTCTTGTGTGCGATCTCTTTGTTTATAGGTGACAGACCCAGATCATCACTGCtgctagggatgggcgatatatcgaacgatatgatcatgcgcatctaatcagtaaagctgcttccgtgatcaccgctaaaatctccatcacctgcttataattggagtggcatttaatagacagagccgtagatcgctgacaagccgcgccatatcgcgttcattatcgcagatgaatcgccttcgataatgaacgcgatatggcgtggcttgtcagcgatctacggctctgtctatcagagttgggactttcaagtcacaagcaagtcttcaagtcatattcaagtcctcaaagggttaaagctaaagagataattaagtgactaattaaatgatgattgtgcattagtgatgaacatctgctgttaacaatcaacatcactgaagtaaagaaaaacacaagaactacaactgaatttagccacagccttcaactgaaaaaaaaagtaaaagaaaaaaaaaacactatgccaccataattgtggtcaaggtttgctttaagtagtgtcttgacccttttactaattcaaaccaatttgattcaaaacaattgcaatattgttttcgcaaca
It contains:
- the LOC132160280 gene encoding uncharacterized protein LOC132160280, yielding MNITTTDAGVYHLVINGKNSDKIFSVTVQFFFSDGKDGVSVLLMERDSVTFHTDVKTNQEGRIRWYFNDTRIAQISGDLSKICTDVQCNKGTERFRDRLKLDHQTGSLTIMNITTNDSGLYELIISSKNSGEGDTAFHFGIHDVSALKLDEMKEGGNVTLYTDVIKKPKDVMTWHFNDIPITGDQSKICSDDECKERFRDRLKLDHQTGSLTIMNITNTDSGLYKLLINSSRFSIVRNFTFLVASPPSTAGEGTHATEIDRVIIGAVVVVVVVVLLLVAVPVVVYYCRKRSKKTKQEGKYYIQLILQNVNMRCFVTKIIYTNLKCLFILND